A segment of the Pseudoalteromonas piscicida genome:
ACTTCGTGCTCCTCACCTATCATCGGCGTTACTACAAAACCGTAAGTATTAACTAAGTAATCAGTTAAATAGCCAAAGATAAGCGCAACCCCGATAACGCCGCCCAAATAGGCAAACACGGCACGACGCCCTAATTCTTTACCTACCACCCCAATTGTGGCGATGTTAGTTGCAGGACCTGCGAGCATAAATACCAATACCGCACCAGGTGAAACACCAGCCATTAATAAACCCGCAGCGATTGGAGTTGAAGCGGTGGCGCAAATATACATTGGGATACTGATAAGAATAACCACTAGCATGGCAATAATACCGTCGCCCCATTGAGATAAGAAAGATTCAGGCACAAAGGTTTGCACTAACGCTGCAAAGAATAAACCGATAAGTAGCCAAACAGCGGTGTCGGACAGTAATTGATTACAGCTGAACTTAACAGCTTCTACAATTTTGCCAAAAACCCCTTGGTTTTCAGGTACGGGGGCTGGCTCACAACAACTTGTCGTGGCTGATGAAGCATCGCAACAACTGGTTACGGTAGGCTCCGGAGTATCACAACAAGACATATTCGCCCCTGCCATTGCTAATTGAGGGCCTGCAGGCGCACAGCAGCTTGAGCTTACTTTTGCGGTTTCCACTTTAGTGCTGGCGCAACAGCTATCATGGCTGTGATGCTTTTCAGCAGGCTTTGGCTCTGAGTGATGATTAGCGTCACAACAACCGCTAGTCGCGCTTGATTCCTCTGAGGTATTAAGGTGCTTTAGCGACACAGGCTTATCATCTTTCTCACTGCCAACGAGCAACCCAGCCGCAATTGCGCTAACCACAGCCGCAATTGGCCTAATTATCGCCATAAAAGGACCAAGTAGCACATAAGAAACCGAGATAGAGTCCACGCCAGTTTCAGGCGTTGAGACTAAAAATGCGGTTGTCGCACTTTTTGAGCCGCCCGCTCTTCTCAGTCCCACTGCAGCTGGAATAACGCCGCAAGAGCAAAGCGGCATCGGCGCCCCAATCAGTGCTGCCTTTATCGTCGTCCAAAATCCTTCTTTCCCTAAATGCTTTTGCAACAAATCTTTTGGAATAAATACATTAAGTAACCCGGCCAATATTAGGCCAAGCAGTAACCACGGGGCAGATACTAAAAATAGCTGCCAAAAATTTACTATCAGTTCATTCATCGATAGCCTCCAAGGCCGTTAAAATCGAGCAGCTCACAGCCGCTTCCTCACCGCCGCAGCATTGCTCTGCTAGCGTCGATAACGATTGTTCAAATTTTTGTAACTCAGCGATACGCGCTCTCACTAAATCTCGTTTAGTGATAGTCAGTGTTTTCACTTCTTCACAACTGTGCTGATGCTTTTCAAACTTTATCTTCAGCAAGTCTTGCACTTCTTTGAGGCTGAACCCCACTTCCTTCGCGCGAAGAATAAAGCGCATTTGCTTTTCACTTTGCTCATCAAACAACCGATACCCGCCCTCGCTCCTTGTGCAAGGGTGTAGGAGATCGTTTGCTTCATAATACCTTAACGTGTCAGTTGATACGTTAAGCCGCTTTGCCAGCTCACCAATCTTTACCACTTTACACTCCCAAGTCCTGAAGATTATCCTAGTCGACATCACAAGTATAAACCTTAGAGTTAACTCCAAAGTCAAGAAAAGGATAAAAATAATGCGAATCGTGGTATTAGACGCTAAAACCCTTGCAGGAACCGATCTTTCCCTCATTGCCAAACTAGGCACATTAACGTCTTACGACACCACATCCAGTGAGGACATCATCACACGCTGTAAAGATGCAGCAGTCATCATCACCAATAAAGTACAATTAACTGAAGAAACGATCGCGGCGTTACCGCAATTACAACTGATTTGTGTTGCGGCCACAGGCGTCAACAACATCGACTTAGCAGCCGCAAAAGCCCATCGCATTGCGGTTGCCAATGTGGCTGGTTATTCGACGCCTTCTGTCGTGCAGCACACCTTTACTATGCTTGGTAACTTAATGACAAATATTCATCGTTACCAGCAAGACTGCCATGCAGGGCTTTGGCAGCAAAGTGACATGTTTTGTCGTTTGGACTACAGCATCAATGAAATTGCAGGCAAAAACTTTGTGATCGTAGGCCATGGAACGTTAGGAGAAGCCGTTGCAAAAGTCGCACAAGCATTTGGAGCTCAGGTAATTGTTGCCGAACGTAGAGGCGTAACTGAGGTTAGAGCAGGACGAATGGCTTTTGAAGAAGCACTGCAGATTGCGGATATTGTATCGATTCACTGCCCGCTTACCGCTGAAACAGAAAACCTGATTTCAAGTGCTGAGTTCGCCCTACTTCCAAATCATGCTTATCTTATCAACACCGCAAGAGGCGGAATAGTCAATGAGCAAGCGCTGGTGGATGCACTAACTAACGAGCAAATAGCTGGTGCTGCTGTGGATGTCCTCACACAAGAGCCGGCACAAGCAAGCAACCCACTCGTTCAATACCAAGGTGAGAACTTGCTTTTGACACCGCATACGGCATGGGCAAGTAAAGAGGCTATCGAACGTTTAGTCGGCGAAATTACCATTAATATTGAAAGTTTTGTGGCTGAGACAACGAGAAACCGAGTGGTCTAGATTACTGTTTTAGTGAGTGATATCGCTAAATGTTAGTGAAAACCATCAACTATAAACTGATTAAAAACCAACAACAAACTGATATTTATAAACTTTATTAGTTGGCAAAGAGTTTGCAACTCTTGTGATAATTCAAGCAAAAACAAATGGCTGTTTGCATTATTTACTCAGCAACAAAATTAAAAAGGAAAACAACAATGAAAAAATTAATGTTAGTGGCTGCGCTTAGCTCTACTCTATTATCAGGCTGTATCGTTGCTGTATCCGACGGTGAAGTAGAGCACGGTTGGGCTTCTGAATACAACTCGTCTAACTGGGAACATAAACAGCGTAAAAATCGTGAAAAGATTGCCAACCTTGAAATGGGCGCGTCTTACTCATCAGTAAAAGACATGTTTACAACCCCTGATTTTAGCGAGTTGGTGTCAAAAGACGGCGACAACTATCAAGTGCTGTACTATGCAACCAACAGTAAACACTCAGACGGCAAAGTAACAAAAGATGAGTGCACGCCATTGGTATTCAAAAATAACCAACTGGTTGGCTTTGGCGACAACGCATTAAAGCAAATTCAGTAAGACTTTATCGCACCAAGGATGGTGAATAATGCGGATACGCTCTTTTCCCTGCATATGGCTTTAGATATTTATAGTGCTTTAATAAATACCGTGCTTTGCTGCTTTTGTGCAACGGCAAGGGCACTATCTGCCATTTTGATCAACTCACCAAGCTCACTACTACAGTGATTTTCAATATGAACTGCACCAATGCTAACGCTCACATGAGCACATATCGGTGAGGCAATATGGGGGATTTTTAACGCATTAACCGAGTCATGCAACGCTTCTGCTATCTCATTAATTACATCGATATTATGCTGAGTTAGCACCAACGCAAAACGAGTACCATCAAAACGGCCAATAAATAAAGAACGTCGGGTTGCGCCTTCTTCTAGCGCTTTGGCGACCTTAAATAAACAATCATCACCATGCATGTAGCCATAATGCTCATTAAACGTTTTAAAATAGTCCACCTCAACCAGCATAACGGTAAAAGCACTGCCATCAGCTTTTGCGATTTCTAATGCTGATTTCATCGCTTCATCTAGATATCTACGATTGGGCAACTCCGTTAAACCATCGATAGAGGCTAGCTTTTCTAGCAGATCATTTTTCTTTTTTATTGCTAAATGGTTTTTGATTCTGGCTTTTACAATCAAAGGGTTAAAGGGTTTAGTAATATAATCCACTGCCCCTAACTCCAAACCTCGTGCTTCATCTTTAAAGCTCACACTACCGGAGATCACGACAACGGGAATACCATAAGTGCTCGCATCCTTTTTTAGGCACTCTAAAACAGAAAACCCAGCGCCGTCAGCCATTAACACATCTAAAATAATAAGGTCTGGTTTGCTTGCTTTTAGTTCATCAATACATAACTTAGTGTCAGTGCTATGGGATAACCGATGGCCATCACCTAATGTATTACTTAGGACCATCTTATTTATTGGGTCATCATCAATAATAAAAATGTGCTCAGCTTGCTGCATCTTATGACGCTACCTTTTTAGCTCGATAAAGCACACCACCTGTGAAAGTGCATTTGTTAACACATCCAAGTCAGTGCGATTTGTTATTGTTGTGATCGTTTTGCTTTGCGTTTCAAGGTCTTTCGCAACTTTCGCTAGTCGCTTAAAGCCCAGACCTGCTGCAGCGCCCTTAATTCCGTGTGCTAACTCGAATAATGCTGAACCTTGCTCTATTTCAGCAACCTGTTCTAGGTAATCATGGCAAAGTTTAGCAAATTTATCTAACATTGTTTGCAAAAACGTTTCATTTTGCATCATTTGTGATAAAGCAAACTCATAATCAAAAAAAGCTTCTTCTGTTTTATCTGACTGGAAAATATTACTTGCCAATGCCTTGCACGCCTGTGTGCTATTAATTGGTTTTACCAAATAATCATTCATGCCAACGGCTGTAGCTTTCGCCCGCTCTTCTTTACTTGCATTGGCGGTCAAGGCGATAACGGGCAGCTCAGTTTCAGACCACACAGCTCTGATCTGCTTGGTCGCTTGATAGCCATCAATGTTTGGCATATGGATATCCATCAGGATGATGTCGGGTTGCAGTGAGCGGCAAACTTCCTCAATATGTTCGGCGCTTTGTAGCCCTACGGTAGAAATACCATTCTGCTTCAACATATTTTCAGTAATATCTAAATTTAAGTTGTTATCGTCGACCACCAAGCAAAGTGCACCGGCAACCTGCATACACACGTTGTCGACGGTTTGCGTCATATGGGCAAATTCAGCAAGCCAAGTATAAGCTGATTGGTAAAACACATTTTGATTAAGCGCAATATGGTTACTTTGCTCAGGAAATTCCCCTTCACTATGTAGTAGTAATGCAGTATTTCCAGGTAGCGCATAAGCGGGGTCAAGCGCTGCTTCCGGTGGAATAACAACAATAGACTTGTCGAGCTGAGTATTCATCGCGTGCAATCGTTCAACAGATAAAGGTTCTGCAAGACCTGAAAAATAGCTTGGTAAGCTATGCGCTTCGGTGGTGAGACAGTAAACTTCTTTGTGACTATCCACAACTGGACAAGCGCCTTTATCTAGCACCAATTCGAAGAAAAAGCAGCTTCCCTCGTTCGGGGTTGAGTTAACCGCAATATCGCCACCTAAGAGTGCAACTTCTTGCTTCACAATCGCAAGCCCCAAACCAATGCCTTCGTGACGACGTGTGAAGCTTTCATCACCTTGGGTAAATGCGTCAAAAAGATGTTCAATCTCTTGCGATTTGATCCCAACTCCTGTGTCCCAAACAGCAAACTTTATGGTTTGTTTTGCAGCTCTATCATTAACTAACGTTACCTTCAAACCAACCTTACCATGATTGGTATACTTTACAGCGTTACCAAGTAGGTTTACTAAGATTTGCTTTACCTTATCTTCATCACTGTACAGGTAAGGCCAAACTTGAGGGTCGACCTGTAACTCAAATTCCAAACCTTTTTGTATACATAAAGGTTTAATCAGTGATTCTATCGTGGTAAATACATGGCAGGTCTGAAATGTCTCGTATTGAATTGTACCCTGATGACTTTCGACTTTAGCAAACTCTAAAATACTGTTGAGCATGGTAAGCAGCTCGTTTGCAGCTCCAGAAAGCTGCTGCAATTTTTTATTCTGAACTCGAGTCAGCGCCTCACTTTTGATCATATCCGCCAAACCTAATATGGCATTAATTGGCGTTCTAATTTCATGGCTGATATTCGCGATAAAGCGGCTTTTGGCAAGCGTTGCGCGCTCAGCATCTTGCTTTGCCAACAACAAACCGGTGATATTTTGAATATGGATTACGTAATACTTAGGGCGCTTATTTTTATCCCAAACTAAAGAAATACTCAATTGTAACCAGCGGTGCTTACCCGACTGTGAGATCATGTGTTCAACGACTTTCTTTTGCTCTTTTAATAGCCCAGCCAAGACAGGCTTTAGCTCTTGCCAGTTTTGTTCATCAAACAAGCGTTCCAGCTGCTTTTCTCCCGTATTCTTATCAAGTGACAAGTAACGTTTGGCAGCCTTGTTCATCTCCAAAATTTTACCGCTGATCGCAGCTAAAATCACGCCATTAGGTGCAAACTCAGTCGCAGCCCTAAAGTTTTCTTCAGAGTCTCTTAGGGCATTGTATGCCTCTTGTGCGGCAGTAATATCTCTCGCAACCCCCAAACAACCGATGAGCTTTCCAGTTTCCGATTTCAATGGCGTGATTGTCAAAAAGTAGGTATTCGCCCCAAGGACAAAGTTAGTTGCCACTTGTTCTTGCGAGCGCTCCATCGCCGCTTCTTGCTCAAGTAATATGGTTAATCCAGATGTCACTTCAGGTTGTGTTTTCGCAACCAAATCCGACTTATCAACACCCATAAACTCTTCAAATGCGCGATTACAGCCTATGAATGAACCGTCTATATTTTTGAAATAGATAATATCGGGCACAGAGTCAAGCACTGCATTTAGCAAAGCAGCTTGACGCTCTTTTGCCTCAAAGCTTTGCTTTAATGCCTGTTGTTTACGCTTAATTTCGTCGTCTATTTCTTGATTATGTTGCTTAAGGGCATGCATTAAGCGCGATTTTTGCTCCACTACCTGCTTAATTTGTATAAACCAAGGTTGCCATTCTGAGGGGATGGGATAGTTTAAAGTGGCTTGTGGTGTATGCTCTTGCAAAGATAGATAATTCACAAAGTGCTTTAGAGGTCGGACAAATATTTGTCCGCTTAACCACACAATAGTCACAAAGGTAAAAAGAATAAAAAACAGTAATAGTGCAAGTTCGAGCAAGATCTCCCGCTGTAGTGGAGCGGCAAACTGCTCATAGCTTTCATGATAGTTTAAGCTAATAGGCTCTTTGGCGGGTTTTGCAATAAAGTGCAGTCCGTACTGCCAAGGTGCTGATGAATTTACAAGCCCATCGTGGTCGTGATCATAGCGTTCTCCCGCGATAATCTCATCACTTTGGTTTTTAAATTCCATCGTACCTTCTAAGGAGCCGATGTTTAACAACCATCTATCAATAATATCGCTATCATAAATCATCAATACATGAGCGTTATCCACCGTTGATAGTTTCTTACCGAGCGCAAACATTTGTCTATCGAAAAACTTCACGGGTGGACCAACGACTATATTGCCCAAGCTAAAGTCGGGTTCGAACTTACCTTGAACTAGCCGCGTGATGAAATGGCTGCTTGAGGCTTCTCGACGCTTAACATACGCAAAGCCGTCATCTTCTACGTATGCGACCGCATACAATCCACCTTGCAACGCGAGCGCGGCATCAAAAGCGGTATTAAGCGACAATACGGTTTGCCATCGTTTCGTGGCAAAAAGCGCTTCACTGACTTGCCCACGACCAACAATCTCTCCACCATTGTTTGGTAACGCATGATAATAATGTTCAGGGTGTTGCTCTATATCTTCTAACCACTCTGGTGGCTTTTGAAAAGAAATGGGCTGCGCTAGGTTAACGGCGATGCTATCAAGAACGACATGTGCAGCATAAAACTCTTGTTTCAGCTGCTGAGAAACATATTCATACTGACCAAAACGTACTTTGTACTGGCGTTCGAGTTTAATTTGATAGAGGTGATAGGCTAAGACGAGGACAAGTAGGATGGGTATTATTACCGCCACTAAAATTCCCTTTCGGTAACTTTTTAGTGGTAAAAATTCTTTTGTCGCATCCATTTACTGGCTCGTTCCCGTTTGCACACAGTGTTAGCAAAAGAGTAACGAGCCAGTCGGCTCAAGGCAAGTTATAAATTTTCTTCAGCAAAACTTGCCAAGCGGCTTCGTACTACACCGTTTAAGTTAATGGTAGCGCTACCTTCAAAGTCTTTAAAGCGCTCAACAATATAGGTTAACCCTGATGTCACCGGGGTGAGATAATTACTATCAATCTGGGCGAGGTTTCCCGTACAAATCAATTTGGTTCCCTCACCGCAGCGAGTGATAATAGTTTTTAACTGTGATGCCGTTAAGTTTTGGCTCTCATCTAAAATAACGACCGCATTTTGAATACTACGGCCACGCATAAAGTTCACCGATTTAAACTGAATGTTCGCCTTTTCCATAATATAGTTACGGCTAGTCACTGGGCTTTCATCGTGTTTGTGGAGCACTTCTAAGGTATCTGTAATTGCCGCAAGCCAAGGGGCCATTTTCTCTTCTTCCGTACCCGGTAAAAAGCCGATGCTCTCTGCAATTTCAGGCGTATTTCGCGTCACAATTACCTTATCGTAAATTCCTTTTTCGATGATCATTTCAAGCGCACTGGCAAGCGCCAATAAGGTTTTTCCGCACCCTGCTGGCCCAGTTAGTATCACTAGTTCAATGTCAGTATCAAGTAATGCATCCAGCGCCATACCTTGGTTGATATTTTTTGGTTTCACTCCCCATGCTTGACGGTGCATCAAACGTTCAACGCCTAAGTCTTTTAATCGAATGTGCTCAGAGTCGTAACCCACAACCCGAGCTGCAAAGTGATTAGTATCGTCTATCAGATATTCATTACAGAACACATCTGGTACGAGTGATTTTGGCACATCATGAACCGTGTATCGCCCTTCCTGCTGCGTTTGACACTCACCAACATTTTGCCAAAAATCGCCTTCAACCTTTTTAAAGCCACTGGTTAACAGCGCAATGTCGTCAATCAGTTGATCGGTACGATAGTCTTCAACATACTTGAGTCCAGCGCCTTTCGCTTTTAGTCGCATATTGATGTCTTTGGTAACCAGCACCACTTTTTTGTCGCTGTACTGAGTTTGCAAATGTACCGCACAATTAATAATGCGGTGGTCATTTTCGTTGCCGGGTAACCCTGAGATGGAATCAGGAAACAGGTGATCGTTTACAATAATCAATTTACCTGAACTGGGCGTTCGGTGACTTTCTATCCTCAATGTTGGTAGCGCTACCCCCTCTAGCATTTGCTCTGGTGTTGCATCGCGAAGCACATCATCTAACCCACGAATGGCAACTCTTGCGTCTCGGCTCACGTCACTCTTTCGATCTTTTATATGATCAAGTTCTTCAAGGACAGTCATGGGAATAACAACATCGTGTTCTTGGAAGGAAAGGTAAGCGAGCGGTTCATGGAGAAGTACGTTGGTGTCGAGCACGTACACTTTATGGTCTTTGTCTTGTTTTACCATAGCGCATTCCTGTTGTTTACAGATTATTATGCTATACCCAATACACAACGTAGTGACCGATTATGTTTTGGGTATAGTTCAAGTTTAGTCTATTTGTCACAAAAGTCGCTTTTATGACAGTAGAAAATCCAACTTGCATATTGATAAAAAACAACTAGTTGGCGTTTGCCATGCCAACTAGATAGAAAAAGCGCCAGCACTTGATAAATAAAGGCCTGAGTCACTGTTGTGTATTGAACAAACCGATATGAATAGGTAACATAGCCGCCTTTTTTCTGCATAGACGAGATAACCATGAATTTTTCCTTAGGTCAGCGCTGGATCAGTGATACGGAATCAGATTTGGGATTGGGCACAATAGTGGCACTTGAGGGGCGTCAAGTGACTATTTTATTTCCCGCTAGCGGAGAAAACCGTGTTTACTCAGTACAGGAAGCACCTGTAACTCGAGTTGTATTCAACCCAGGCGATGTGATCCGCCATGTTGAAGAGTGGGAACTACGTGTTGACAGCGTGGAAGAGCAAAATGGACTATTTTGCTATCATGGTACTCGAGTTGATAATGAAGAAGAGACTTCATTCAAAGAGACCTTTCTTGATCACTTCCTCAAGTTCAATAAACCTCAAGATCGTCTATTTGCAGGCCAAATCGACCGTTTTGATCGCTACACACTACGCTATCAAACTTGGCAACACCAGTTTGATAAAGAACAATCTCACCTTAAAGGATTGATAGGTCAGCGCGCTAGCCTTATTCCACACCAGCTTTATATTGCCGATGAAGTCGGTAAGCGCTTTGCACCTCGCGTACTTCTGTCTGATGAAGTAGGCCTAGGTAAAACCATTGAAGCGGGCATGATTTTACACCAGCAAATTCTCTCTGGTCGCGCCAACCGTGTGTTGATCGTGGTTCCAGAGAACTTACAACACCAATGGCTTGTAGAGATGCTACGCCGCTTTAACCTGCACTTTTCGATTTTTGACGAAGAGCGTTGTAGCGAAGCTTATGCAGATGCACCGAATGTATTCGAAACAGAGCAACTGGTATTGGTTAGCCTAGAGTTTATTACCAAAAAGCGCCGCTGGTTTGAACAAGCCACACTCGCTGATTGGGATCTACTGATTGTTGATGAAGCACACCACCTGACGGTCACAAAGGAAAAGCCAAGCACTGAATATCAACGTATTGCTGAGCTTTCTCAGGATATTCCTGGGCTTATCTTGTTGACTGCAACACCTGACCAACTTGGTCACCGCAGTCACTTTGCGCGTTTACAGCTACTCGATCCAGACCGCTTCTACGACTACGACGTGTTCGTTGAAGAAGAAAGTCATTATAAAGAAGTCGCAGAAGCCGCGAACAACTTACTGCAAGACAAAAAGTTAGACGCAAAAGAAGAGCAAACACTTTGTACACTGCTAAAAGAAACCGATATTTCTGAGCTACTTGCAAAGGCACAAAGTGGCAATAGCGACGCCAAAGCTGAAATTTTGTCTATGTTACTAGACCGTCATGGTACTGGCCGTATTCTATTTAGAAATAGCCGCAGTGGCATTGATGGCTACCCAAGTCGTTTGTTACATCAATACCCAGTACCTTTACCAAAGCAATACAAAACAGCAATGTCGGTAATGGGTAACATTGGTGGTATTCAAAGTCCTGAATTTAACGCGATGCGTGCTTTGTTCCCAGAAAAAATCTTCCAAGAGTTCGAAGGTGAAGGAAGCAGCTGGGCGCAGTTTGACCCGCGCGTTGAGTGGTTGATTGCTAAATTAAAAGAGCTGAAACACGAAAAAGTACTGCTTATTTGTGCCAAAGCGGAAACCGCAATTAGCCTTGAACAAGTGTTACGTGAGCGCGAAGCGATTAAAGCGGCGGTGTTCCACGAAGGCATGTCTATCATTGAGCGCGACCGCGCGGCAGCGTTTTTTGCTGATGAATATGATAGCGCGCAAGTATTACTCTGCTCTGAAATTGGCTCTGAAGGTCGTAACTTCCAGTTCTCACATCACTTGGTGCTATTTGACTTACCGCTTAACCCTGACTTACTTGAGCAACGTATTGGTCGTCTTGACCGCATTGGTCAAAAGCACGACATCAATATTCACGTGCCTTACTTTGAAAGTACCGCACAAGAAGTATTACTACGTTGGTATCACGAGGGCTTAGATGCATTCGAAACCACCAGCACTACAGGGCAAATGCTGTATAAGTCTTTTTCTGATGATTTGTTAGCGCTGATCGCTGAACACAACTGTGACGAAGACGAATTAGATCCTCTATTGGAGCAAGCCGCAAAAGAAAACGCACAGCTGCGCACAAAGATGGAGCAAGGTCGAGACCGTCTACTTGAACTTCACTCAAGTGGCCAAGGTAAAACAGATAATATCGTTGCTGAACTTGAAGCACTTGATAACGACGTAATTTTGCCTGCGTTTATGATTAATGTGTTTGATACTTTTGGTGTTAACCAAGAAGACAAAGGCGAGAATACGATTATTCTCAAGCCGACCGAGCACATGCTAAATCCTTCTTTCCCTTGTTTGAAAGACGATGGCATCACAGTGACTTTTGACCGTAACACCTCACTGTCACAAGAAGACGCGCATTTCATCAGCTGGGATCACCCCATGGTCAGCGGCGTAATGGATATGATCTGTAACGATGACTTTGGTTGTGCGTCAGTGGCACTGCTTAAAAACAACAAGTTACCTGTCGGTACTTTCTTTGTTGAAATGATCTTCGTTGCAGAAGCTTCTGCGCCTAAGTCTCTTCAGGTAGGCCGCTTTTTACCGCCAACACCAATTCGAGTCCTAATGGATAAAGGTGGCAATGACTTAGCCCAAAACGTTGCGTTTGATGCATTCAATCAACAGCTTTCTGCCGTTGGCAGACAAACAGGCAGTAAGCTAGTTAATGCCCTGCAAAGTGCTATTCACCCGCTTATTACTCAAGCTGGCGATATTGCACAAGCTCAACTTGAAAGTATTCAAGCCAACGCGATGGATAAAATGCAAAAGCAATTAGGTGATGAGCAAGGTCGTTTACAAGCACTTAAGGCTATCAATCCGAACATCCGTGATGAAGAAGTTCAAGTATTTGATAAACAAAGGGCTGAGCTGAGCACACACATTGAAAAAGCGCAGCTTAAGCTGGATGCGATTCGTTTAATTGTGGTTGCAAACCAGTAAACCTTCCACAGCGAAAGAGAGCTGCGGCTCTCTTTCTTGCTACCGCTCACTTAGCAACTCATATATAATACTCGGCTTCGTTCTTGTTCATGCTGAGGCAGCTGGTGTTACTAAATTACGCGCCCCCCCTTTCTCCCTATCTTGATATTTTGTACCAAGATGAAGATATGTTGGTGATCAACAAGCCAAGCGGATTACTCACCGTACCTGGTAAAGATCCGAAGCATTGGGACAGCGCTATCGCCAGAGTCAATTTTGTCTACCCTACCGCAAGAATTGTGCATCGCCTTGATATGGCGACATCCGGCGTACTGTGCCTTGCGATGAATAAAGCAGCGCATCGCCATCTGAGCATTCAATTTCAAGACAGGTTAACCCACAAACACTACATCGCCCGTGTTTATGGCAAATTACAACAGCAAACGGGTTCTGTTGATTTACCGCTGGTGTGTGATTGGCCTAACCGCCCTAAGCAAATGGTTTGTCATGAGACCGGAAAACCTTCATTAACGCATTTTGAAGTCATGGAATATGAAGCGCAAACAACACGCGTAAAGCTAACCCCCATCACAGGACGTTCTCATCAACTCAGAGTACATATGCTTTCGCTTGGACACGTTATTCTAGGTGATAGACTATACGCTACGGGAGAGGCATTAGCGGCGGCTTCACGTCTACAGTTGCATGCAGAGATGCTGCAAATTTCACATCCGACAACTACTGAGATGATGACCTTTACCGCCCCGGTTCCTTTCTAAGTAATCTGAGCTAAATAGCGTTTACTCTGTTAGTTAGAAACGGTTAAGAAACTGTGGCCTTCGAAAATTAAGCAAATTTAGCGTGGTCAGCTAACGCTCAGATTAACGTTTGATTAGTCACTAAACAAAGCGAGTAAAAAGCACGCGGTTAACACATAAATTGCATTACTATGGTTTCGTGATCGGCAGATGTTTTATATACTGTAATTGTTCCCTAGCTCG
Coding sequences within it:
- the rapA gene encoding RNA polymerase-associated protein RapA; the encoded protein is MNFSLGQRWISDTESDLGLGTIVALEGRQVTILFPASGENRVYSVQEAPVTRVVFNPGDVIRHVEEWELRVDSVEEQNGLFCYHGTRVDNEEETSFKETFLDHFLKFNKPQDRLFAGQIDRFDRYTLRYQTWQHQFDKEQSHLKGLIGQRASLIPHQLYIADEVGKRFAPRVLLSDEVGLGKTIEAGMILHQQILSGRANRVLIVVPENLQHQWLVEMLRRFNLHFSIFDEERCSEAYADAPNVFETEQLVLVSLEFITKKRRWFEQATLADWDLLIVDEAHHLTVTKEKPSTEYQRIAELSQDIPGLILLTATPDQLGHRSHFARLQLLDPDRFYDYDVFVEEESHYKEVAEAANNLLQDKKLDAKEEQTLCTLLKETDISELLAKAQSGNSDAKAEILSMLLDRHGTGRILFRNSRSGIDGYPSRLLHQYPVPLPKQYKTAMSVMGNIGGIQSPEFNAMRALFPEKIFQEFEGEGSSWAQFDPRVEWLIAKLKELKHEKVLLICAKAETAISLEQVLREREAIKAAVFHEGMSIIERDRAAAFFADEYDSAQVLLCSEIGSEGRNFQFSHHLVLFDLPLNPDLLEQRIGRLDRIGQKHDINIHVPYFESTAQEVLLRWYHEGLDAFETTSTTGQMLYKSFSDDLLALIAEHNCDEDELDPLLEQAAKENAQLRTKMEQGRDRLLELHSSGQGKTDNIVAELEALDNDVILPAFMINVFDTFGVNQEDKGENTIILKPTEHMLNPSFPCLKDDGITVTFDRNTSLSQEDAHFISWDHPMVSGVMDMICNDDFGCASVALLKNNKLPVGTFFVEMIFVAEASAPKSLQVGRFLPPTPIRVLMDKGGNDLAQNVAFDAFNQQLSAVGRQTGSKLVNALQSAIHPLITQAGDIAQAQLESIQANAMDKMQKQLGDEQGRLQALKAINPNIRDEEVQVFDKQRAELSTHIEKAQLKLDAIRLIVVANQ
- the rluA gene encoding bifunctional tRNA pseudouridine(32) synthase/23S rRNA pseudouridine(746) synthase RluA yields the protein MLLNYAPPLSPYLDILYQDEDMLVINKPSGLLTVPGKDPKHWDSAIARVNFVYPTARIVHRLDMATSGVLCLAMNKAAHRHLSIQFQDRLTHKHYIARVYGKLQQQTGSVDLPLVCDWPNRPKQMVCHETGKPSLTHFEVMEYEAQTTRVKLTPITGRSHQLRVHMLSLGHVILGDRLYATGEALAAASRLQLHAEMLQISHPTTTEMMTFTAPVPF